The following DNA comes from Flavisolibacter ginsenosidimutans.
TATTGCACCGAATAGCCTACTTGTGTGGTTGAGGCAAGATCGTTTGTAATGTTGAACTGATACGTTGCGTTCAGTTCATTGTTGATTTGAAAGAAATAATTGTTACCGGTGCTGGCATAACCGTTCAACGTTGGATCAAGCGTGGTGCCGCCGCCGTAAAAAGCAGTGTTCACGTTGTAAGCGAAAGGCGGCATAAAGGTGGTTCCATTTTGACCGTAATTGTCAATGCCGAGTGTGTAATCAAAAGTGAAGCCGGTAAAGGGTTTCAGTTTGGCGCCAAGGTTGGCGATGATGCGGTTGGTTTCGTTGCGTTGTTTAAAATCTTCAATGACCGAAACCGGGTTCACACGGCCTCTTTCGCCCACGGCTTGAACGTTGCCCAAGGCATCGCGTTGCTGTATGTTGTGAAAATTGCCGATGATGGTTACACTGTTCATGGGCGAGAAAAACGAATTGCCATCAGGCTTTTCATTGGCCGCGCTGTTGATGTAATTCAAACCCAAATTAAAACTGAACAAACGGCTGACCGTTTGATCGAAATTAGCGCGGAAGCTAAAGCGGCGATAATCGGTATTCTTAACGATGCCTTGATTGTAGAAGTAAGAACCCGAAAGATAATAGCGGCTTCTGTCTGTGCCTCCGCTCACCGAAACGTTATTGTCGGTGCCCACACCCGTGTGAAAAATATAGTCCTGGTAATCGTATCGTGTTACCGGTGTTGTATTCGTCAGGGTTGGTGTAAGAATGTCCTGGGTTTGCGCATTCGGGCCATCCGTAGGGCCGCCGAATTTCACCGGCGCACGGTTTACGTCTATTTTTTTCCGCAGCTCGTTTATCATTACCGAACTGCTGAACGAAACCCTCGGTGCGCCGCTGGTTCCTTTTTTGGTGAATATTTGAATGACGCCGGAATTGGCTCTTGAACCGTAAATGGCCGCAGCAGCCGCGCCGTTCAATACTTCAATGTGATCAATGTCGGCAGGGTTAATGTCCACCATCCTGTTTTGCCCAATGGTGCCGACAAAATTGCCGCCGTCGTAACTGCCTTGCGTATTGGTCACGCGGTTGGTAGCGTTGTTCACAATCACACCGTCAACAATGTACAGGGGCTCAGACGAACTGTTGATGGAACTAATGCCGCGCAATCGAACTGAAATTCCACCAGCCGGATCTCCGGAGTTTTGGATGATTTGCGCACCGGCTGTTTTGCCTTGCAGCGCAGCCAACACATTGCCCGTTGCGCCTTTACTTAATTCATCGGCTTTTACCGTACTGATATAGTTACCCAATTGCCGCCGCGTAGTGCCGGCCGAGGTACCGGTAACCACAACTTCATCCATCTTTAAAGCATCTTCTGCCAATTGCGCATTTACGGTGTACGCAGTTGCGTTGCCGACTTGCAGGCTTTGCGTTGTGGAGCGAAAACCGACACCGGAAAAAACAAGGCGGTACGTGCCCGGCTTCAGGTTTGCGTTCAGTTGGTAAGAGCCCTGGTCATCGGTGGTAACGCCAAAGGTTGTGTTTTGAACTTGTACCGAGATGTTTGGGAGGCCTGAGGTGCCATCAGAAGTTACGTGGCCGCTGATGCGCACTTGCGCCCAAAGTGATAAACTAAAAATTTGAACGAGGAGAAAGAGCAATACTCTCTTTGGCTTTGGCAAGCGTAAGGATAATTTTCCCATAACAAAGCAGGTTTTATTGTTTGAAATTTACGAACGACGCAGCGTTTACACAGAAGTGCGGATACAGGCGGGACAGATTAATTTACAGTTTCCAAGGTGAGCGATGAGTATCGAAAAGGTAAAGAAGGCTTTACC
Coding sequences within:
- a CDS encoding SusC/RagA family TonB-linked outer membrane protein, with translation MGKLSLRLPKPKRVLLFLLVQIFSLSLWAQVRISGHVTSDGTSGLPNISVQVQNTTFGVTTDDQGSYQLNANLKPGTYRLVFSGVGFRSTTQSLQVGNATAYTVNAQLAEDALKMDEVVVTGTSAGTTRRQLGNYISTVKADELSKGATGNVLAALQGKTAGAQIIQNSGDPAGGISVRLRGISSINSSSEPLYIVDGVIVNNATNRVTNTQGSYDGGNFVGTIGQNRMVDINPADIDHIEVLNGAAAAAIYGSRANSGVIQIFTKKGTSGAPRVSFSSSVMINELRKKIDVNRAPVKFGGPTDGPNAQTQDILTPTLTNTTPVTRYDYQDYIFHTGVGTDNNVSVSGGTDRSRYYLSGSYFYNQGIVKNTDYRRFSFRANFDQTVSRLFSFNLGLNYINSAANEKPDGNSFFSPMNSVTIIGNFHNIQQRDALGNVQAVGERGRVNPVSVIEDFKQRNETNRIIANLGAKLKPFTGFTFDYTLGIDNYGQNGTTFMPPFAYNVNTAFYGGGTTLDPTLNGYASTGNNYFFQINNELNATYQFNITNDLASTTQVGYSVQYEKNNYALLQGRGLSPFVQTVTGASTILPSVDDRSELSISGVYAQENFKYQNRLFITGAVRVDGSSVFGKDQRNQVYYKASGSYIVSESEYWRKNMAWWNTFKLRAAYGESGNLTGIGAYARTNVYTSNAYLTRTALNSSTQLANENVKPERQKELEIGTDMSFFGSRLGLQFNWYKKKVQDLLFPRLIAPTNGFSSLLDNIGSLENTGVEVVLNGQPIAKKNFSWNATAIFNRNRNKVTNVGQSLILYSTNGGAPVALLQGYPVGVFYGTFFAVDNSGNQVKSSTGIPQIEKGVQGDALHPNSPFFYTPQRDNNGQPTGTTLRKVIGDPNPKWTGSLVNELTYKELGLRIQLDAVQGVDVFNADFRTRQGVGNGKVAEQEDLGQVPRGYIAGIYAVEQWRVDDGSFVKLREVSVSYSIGKVKFLEDLSISLSGRNLVSWDKYKGYDPELNAGGQSTLLRGIDFGGVPIPRTYKLGVTARF